One window from the genome of Salvelinus sp. IW2-2015 linkage group LG30, ASM291031v2, whole genome shotgun sequence encodes:
- the LOC111954708 gene encoding sterile alpha motif domain-containing protein 12-like isoform X2 translates to MMCPDDVTSHLEEQPLDQGAMLDDDSPGYQRHSPPRRSVSESELSRPGNVKLSKPVALWTQQDVCKWLKKHCPKQHQIYSDSFKQHDITGRALMRLTDRKLERMGIMQEGQRQYILQQVLQLRVREEVRTLQLLTQASLECSP, encoded by the exons ATGATGTGCCCGGACGACGTGACCTCACACCTGGAGGAGCAGCCCCTGGACCAAGGCGCCATGCTGGATGACGACAGCCCCGGGTACCAGCGCCACTCACCGCCCCGGCGCTCCGTCTCCGAGTCAGAACTCTCACGG CCGGGGAACGTAAAGCTGTCCAAGCCGGTGGCCCTGTGGACCCAGCAGGACGTGTGCAAGTGGCTGAAGAAGCACTGCCCCAAGCAGCACCAGATCTACAGCGACTCCTTCAAGCAGCATGACATCACAG GGCGGGCTCTGATGAGATTGACGGACAGGAAGCTGGAGCGAATGGGCATCATGCAGGAGGGCCAACGGCAGTACATCCTCCAGCAGGTCCTGCAGCTCCGCGTCAGAGAAGAGGTCCGCACCCTGCAGCTACTCACGCAAG